One stretch of Aeromicrobium fastidiosum DNA includes these proteins:
- a CDS encoding pyridoxamine 5'-phosphate oxidase family protein, whose product MTESTHDHDTDTAKLVELTKDSRFVMLTTTDADGQLVSRPMSRQDVDLDVDLWFIATRDSRKVEHIRANPTVNVTVTSQSSWVSISGRAEVVDDLEKLKEYWSTFAEAWIPEGPEDPNAILIHVDAETAEYWDNPGGRVSSIISLVKSKVTGQPYDGGDHATVTDL is encoded by the coding sequence ATGACTGAATCCACCCATGACCACGACACAGACACCGCCAAGCTCGTCGAGCTGACGAAGGACTCCCGCTTCGTCATGCTGACGACCACCGACGCCGACGGCCAGCTGGTCAGCCGTCCGATGTCGCGCCAGGACGTCGACCTCGACGTCGACCTCTGGTTCATCGCGACGCGCGACTCCCGCAAGGTCGAGCACATCCGCGCCAACCCGACGGTCAACGTGACCGTCACGAGCCAGAGCTCGTGGGTCTCGATCTCGGGACGTGCGGAGGTCGTCGACGACCTCGAGAAGCTCAAGGAGTACTGGAGCACCTTCGCCGAGGCCTGGATCCCCGAGGGACCCGAGGACCCCAACGCGATCCTGATCCACGTCGATGCCGAGACGGCCGAGTACTGGGACAACCCCGGTGGCCGCGTGTCGAGCATCATCAGCCTGGTCAAGTCGAAGGTGACGGGTCAGCCGTACGACGGCGGCGACCACGCCACGGTCACCGACCTCTGA
- a CDS encoding DoxX family protein — MEAIFLISRILFVFLLLGSAYGHLTQADAMGGYASSKGLPNGKVLAQVSGVALLVGGISILFGIFGDAGSLGIAILLLIMAVTMHAFWKETDAQAKQMEMISFNKDVALAGGALAMYVIFYGFSEFGFYTLTGALFN; from the coding sequence ATGGAAGCCATCTTCCTCATCAGCCGCATCCTGTTCGTCTTCCTCCTGCTCGGGTCGGCCTACGGGCACCTCACGCAGGCCGACGCGATGGGCGGCTACGCCTCGTCCAAGGGCCTGCCCAACGGCAAGGTCCTCGCCCAGGTCAGCGGCGTCGCGCTGCTGGTCGGCGGCATCTCGATCCTGTTCGGCATCTTCGGCGACGCGGGCTCGCTGGGCATCGCGATCCTGCTGCTGATCATGGCGGTCACGATGCACGCGTTCTGGAAGGAGACCGACGCCCAGGCCAAGCAGATGGAGATGATCTCCTTCAACAAGGACGTCGCCCTCGCCGGTGGCGCGCTGGCGATGTACGTCATCTTCTACGGCTTCAGCGAGTTCGGCTTCTACACGCTCACGGGCGCGCTCTTCAACTGA
- a CDS encoding DUF4344 domain-containing metallopeptidase has product MAITGLLIGGCVPGGPPDRVPAPGDGAFVVDYEKPDDRELRAVAAELKDDGVVESTVEALNDFVLLPGDVGVVVRSCDDGALYDPSKREIQICLEDVLQTRELLADADAEDLEWTERGVLVDTVNHEAGHALLDVYAMEFTGREEDVADQFSAFVSVRAGDQGLDDLEAAAYAYELSAAAYEEDPTDEHASDAQRAVNYQCWVYGTEKRDSAYLVAKDGLTKRRAEFCWEEWGDLKDGWLRLLKRADAFRAVTVPSEDQ; this is encoded by the coding sequence GTGGCCATCACCGGTCTCCTGATCGGCGGCTGCGTACCGGGTGGACCGCCCGACCGGGTCCCCGCCCCGGGCGATGGTGCGTTCGTCGTCGACTACGAGAAGCCCGATGATCGGGAGCTGCGCGCGGTCGCGGCGGAGCTGAAGGACGACGGCGTGGTCGAGAGCACGGTCGAGGCGCTCAACGACTTCGTGCTGCTGCCGGGCGATGTCGGCGTCGTGGTGCGGTCGTGCGACGACGGGGCGCTGTACGACCCGTCGAAGCGGGAGATCCAGATCTGTCTCGAGGACGTCCTGCAGACCCGCGAGCTCCTGGCTGATGCGGACGCCGAGGACCTCGAGTGGACCGAGCGTGGCGTTCTCGTCGACACCGTCAACCACGAGGCCGGACACGCGCTGCTCGACGTCTACGCGATGGAGTTCACGGGACGCGAGGAGGACGTCGCCGACCAGTTCTCGGCCTTCGTGTCGGTACGAGCCGGCGACCAAGGCCTCGACGACCTCGAGGCCGCTGCCTATGCGTACGAGCTCAGCGCCGCCGCGTACGAGGAGGATCCGACCGACGAGCACGCGTCCGACGCCCAGCGAGCGGTCAACTACCAGTGCTGGGTCTACGGCACCGAGAAGCGCGACTCCGCCTATCTCGTGGCCAAGGACGGGCTCACGAAGCGGCGGGCGGAGTTCTGCTGGGAGGAGTGGGGTGACCTCAAGGACGGCTGGCTGCGGCTGCTCAAGCGCGCCGACGCCTTCCGCGCCGTGACGGTGCCCAGCGAGGACCAGTAG
- a CDS encoding oxidoreductase, with protein sequence MTWTTDDIPDLTGRRAVITGVTGGLGLHTAIGLARKGADLVVTARDSAKADVALARIAKDAPGASVDVVSLDLADLADSRRAAADVVKAYDRVDILINNAGIMIPPKSETKDGFELQIGTNHLGHFAWTAGLWPLLSASGARVVAVSSMAHTAVGSIDLDSLTPQGSSRPYKRWQSYGESKLANLMFALELDRRAKASGSPVVSVAAHPGYASTNLTKTGMNVRGVSLPGVGIHQISKIIGQPASHGAWPLLMAATDPSLTGGEYVGPGALGGWRGRPKLVGMTKTARDIGLAADLWKASESAAGVTFTV encoded by the coding sequence ATGACCTGGACCACCGACGACATCCCCGACCTCACCGGCCGCCGCGCCGTCATCACCGGAGTGACCGGGGGCCTGGGCCTGCACACCGCGATCGGCCTCGCCCGCAAGGGTGCCGACCTCGTCGTCACCGCCCGTGACAGCGCCAAGGCCGATGTGGCGCTGGCCCGCATCGCCAAGGACGCACCGGGGGCATCGGTCGACGTCGTCTCGCTCGACCTCGCCGATCTCGCCGACTCACGGCGGGCCGCTGCGGACGTCGTGAAGGCCTACGACCGCGTCGACATCCTGATCAACAACGCCGGCATCATGATCCCGCCGAAGAGCGAGACCAAGGACGGCTTCGAGCTGCAGATCGGCACCAACCACCTCGGGCACTTCGCGTGGACGGCCGGGCTGTGGCCGCTGCTGTCCGCGAGCGGGGCGCGGGTCGTGGCGGTGTCGTCGATGGCGCACACCGCGGTCGGCAGCATCGACCTCGACTCGCTGACGCCGCAGGGCTCCTCGCGCCCCTACAAGCGCTGGCAGTCGTACGGCGAGTCGAAGCTCGCCAACCTGATGTTCGCGCTCGAGCTCGATCGGCGCGCGAAGGCGTCCGGCAGCCCCGTCGTCAGCGTCGCCGCCCATCCCGGCTACGCCTCGACCAACCTGACCAAGACCGGCATGAACGTGCGCGGCGTGTCGCTGCCCGGCGTCGGCATCCACCAGATCAGCAAGATCATCGGCCAGCCCGCCTCGCACGGAGCCTGGCCGCTGCTCATGGCAGCCACCGACCCGTCGCTGACCGGCGGCGAGTACGTCGGGCCCGGAGCGCTCGGCGGCTGGCGCGGACGTCCGAAGCTCGTCGGGATGACCAAGACCGCTCGCGACATCGGCCTCGCCGCCGACCTGTGGAAGGCGTCGGAGTCAGCCGCAGGCGTGACCTTCACGGTCTGA
- a CDS encoding MFS transporter, which yields MSQPVDVRHRGAYAVWVVAVLVYVLAVFHRSSLAVAGLVAAERFDISAAQLATFTMLQLLVYAAMQIPVGLLIDRFGPRRVLLTGAVTLTLAQTAFAFADTYALALVARLFVGMGDAMTFICVLRLVNSWFSPRRIPLITQLTGMFGQLGGALAAVPMTIALRELGWTKSYLIAASFGIVLSRVLVVVVRDVPGVRSARGPAMSVTRIRASLAASWEQPGTRLGFWTHFSTQFSATTLALLWGYPFFVQAEGLSDHTAGLLLTLMVGVMVVAGPVLGLVIGRHPWHRSTIVLSIVGSIVTVWTAVLAWPGEAPLWLLALLVVVAGVGGPASMIGFDLGRTSNPSDRMASATGIINQGGFIASLLLVVAIGLILDWRTPGGNDYTPSAFRWAMSFQYVLWALGVAQIWRYRLRTRRKIMAEEPEAYGRVRL from the coding sequence GTGAGCCAACCTGTCGACGTCCGTCACCGTGGGGCGTACGCGGTGTGGGTCGTGGCGGTCCTGGTCTACGTGCTGGCGGTTTTCCACCGCTCGTCGCTGGCCGTGGCCGGCCTCGTCGCGGCGGAGAGGTTCGACATCTCGGCCGCCCAGCTCGCGACGTTCACGATGCTGCAGCTGCTGGTCTACGCCGCGATGCAGATCCCGGTCGGGCTGCTGATCGACCGGTTCGGTCCGCGTCGCGTGCTGTTGACGGGCGCTGTGACGCTGACGCTCGCGCAGACCGCCTTCGCCTTCGCCGACACCTATGCCCTGGCGCTGGTCGCGCGGCTCTTCGTCGGCATGGGCGACGCGATGACGTTCATCTGCGTGCTGCGCCTGGTCAACAGCTGGTTCTCGCCGCGCCGCATCCCGCTCATCACGCAGCTGACGGGGATGTTCGGCCAGCTCGGCGGTGCCCTCGCGGCCGTGCCCATGACGATCGCGCTGCGCGAGCTGGGCTGGACCAAGTCGTACCTCATCGCGGCCTCCTTCGGCATCGTCCTGAGCCGCGTGCTGGTCGTCGTCGTGCGCGACGTGCCGGGGGTGCGCTCCGCACGCGGGCCGGCGATGTCGGTCACCCGCATCCGCGCGAGCCTCGCCGCGTCGTGGGAGCAGCCCGGCACCCGCCTCGGGTTCTGGACGCACTTCTCGACGCAGTTCAGCGCGACCACGCTGGCCCTGCTGTGGGGCTACCCGTTCTTCGTCCAGGCCGAGGGCCTCTCCGACCACACGGCCGGCCTGCTCCTGACGCTGATGGTGGGGGTCATGGTCGTGGCCGGGCCGGTGCTGGGTCTCGTCATCGGACGCCATCCCTGGCACCGCTCCACGATCGTCCTGTCGATCGTGGGCTCGATCGTGACGGTGTGGACCGCCGTTCTCGCCTGGCCGGGCGAGGCGCCCCTGTGGCTGCTGGCCCTGCTGGTGGTCGTCGCGGGTGTCGGCGGGCCGGCCTCGATGATCGGCTTCGACCTCGGACGCACCTCCAACCCCTCCGACCGGATGGCCAGCGCCACGGGCATCATCAACCAGGGCGGCTTCATCGCGAGCCTCCTGCTCGTCGTCGCGATCGGGCTGATCCTCGACTGGCGCACGCCCGGCGGCAACGACTACACGCCGTCCGCGTTCCGCTGGGCGATGTCGTTCCAGTACGTCCTGTGGGCGCTCGGCGTCGCCCAGATCTGGCGCTACCGCCTGCGCACCCGCCGCAAGATCATGGCCGAGGAGCCGGAGGCCTACGGCCGCGTGCGCCTCTAG
- a CDS encoding DUF1684 domain-containing protein gives MSSSSLTLVDWRRRIGEMYARVRDDPDHESAWAHWRETRDELFRSHPQTPLTDDDALRRTGLPYWAYDPSLRFEAALVATATTQEPRLVEAGGDGTIEMHLLGHVEIPVGGTLDVWWLHQYGGGIFVPLRDGTSGHGSYGGGRYLLDTAKGSWLGGTATSLTLDLNFAYHPSCRYNPRWQCPLAPPGNTVAARIEAGEQL, from the coding sequence ATGTCGTCCTCGTCACTGACCCTCGTCGACTGGCGTCGCCGGATCGGCGAGATGTACGCCCGCGTGCGCGACGATCCCGACCACGAGTCAGCCTGGGCACACTGGCGCGAGACCCGCGACGAGCTCTTCCGCAGCCACCCGCAGACGCCGCTGACCGACGACGACGCGCTCCGCCGGACGGGGCTGCCCTACTGGGCCTACGACCCCTCGCTGCGGTTCGAGGCCGCGCTCGTCGCCACCGCGACGACACAGGAGCCTCGTCTGGTCGAGGCCGGCGGCGACGGGACGATCGAGATGCACCTGCTGGGCCACGTCGAGATACCCGTGGGCGGGACGCTCGACGTGTGGTGGCTCCACCAGTACGGCGGCGGCATCTTCGTCCCACTGCGCGACGGCACCTCCGGCCACGGCTCGTACGGCGGCGGCCGCTACCTGCTCGACACCGCCAAGGGGTCGTGGCTGGGCGGCACGGCGACGTCGCTGACGCTCGACCTCAACTTCGCCTACCACCCGTCGTGCCGCTACAACCCCCGCTGGCAGTGCCCCCTCGCCCCGCCCGGCAACACCGTCGCCGCGCGGATCGAGGCCGGCGAGCAGCTCTGA
- a CDS encoding dihydrolipoamide acetyltransferase family protein, with the protein MNIFTLPDVGEGLTEAEIISWRVAVGDTVRVNDVIVEIETAKSLVELPSPYAGTVQALHVAEGDTVEVGRPIIAIGDGAPVDSSPNESAGGGQDARQPAPERQAMLVGYGPGAEQLVRRRRVAAPSAPSAAAPTAAAPVTAPTQPVPVEAAPSTRVLAKPPVRMLAKTLGVDLSEVIATGEVVTRADVEAHAAGRHHERADAHTSAMTSEPDETRIPIKGVRRWTADAMVRSAFTAPHVTEWVTLDVSRTVELVASLKGDRAFADVKVSPTLIAAKAVCLAMRRTPELNARWEEDAQEIVVPRSVNLGIAAATQRGLVVPNIVAAEQLSLVELARAIGELTVTAREGRTQPAQMTGGTFTLTNIGVFGIDAGTPILNPGESGILALGSIERRPWVDEHDQVVPRWVTTLALSFDHRVVDGEQGSRFLADVAAVLRDPAMALTF; encoded by the coding sequence ATGAACATCTTCACGCTGCCGGACGTCGGCGAAGGCCTGACCGAGGCCGAGATCATCTCCTGGCGGGTCGCGGTCGGCGACACCGTCCGGGTCAACGACGTCATCGTCGAGATCGAGACGGCCAAGTCGCTCGTCGAGCTGCCGAGCCCCTACGCCGGCACGGTGCAGGCGTTGCACGTCGCCGAGGGCGACACCGTCGAGGTGGGCCGACCGATCATCGCGATCGGCGACGGCGCGCCGGTCGACAGCTCGCCGAACGAGTCTGCCGGTGGCGGGCAGGACGCCCGGCAGCCGGCACCCGAGCGGCAGGCGATGCTGGTCGGGTACGGCCCCGGCGCAGAGCAGCTCGTGCGTCGGCGTCGCGTCGCGGCCCCGTCGGCCCCGTCGGCTGCTGCGCCCACCGCCGCGGCTCCTGTCACTGCCCCCACCCAGCCGGTTCCGGTGGAGGCGGCTCCCTCGACGCGGGTGCTGGCCAAGCCGCCCGTGCGCATGCTCGCCAAGACGCTCGGCGTCGACCTGTCCGAGGTCATCGCGACCGGCGAGGTCGTGACGCGCGCCGACGTCGAGGCGCACGCCGCCGGACGTCATCACGAACGCGCCGACGCGCACACGTCCGCGATGACGTCCGAGCCCGATGAGACGCGCATCCCCATCAAGGGAGTGCGCCGGTGGACGGCAGACGCGATGGTCAGGTCGGCGTTCACGGCCCCCCACGTCACGGAGTGGGTCACGCTCGACGTCTCCCGCACGGTCGAGCTCGTCGCGTCGCTGAAGGGCGATCGCGCCTTCGCCGACGTCAAGGTGTCGCCGACGCTGATCGCTGCCAAGGCGGTCTGCCTCGCGATGCGGCGCACGCCCGAGCTCAACGCCCGGTGGGAGGAGGACGCGCAGGAGATCGTCGTCCCGCGGTCGGTCAACCTCGGCATCGCCGCCGCCACGCAGCGCGGACTGGTCGTGCCCAACATCGTCGCGGCCGAGCAGCTCTCGCTGGTCGAGCTGGCCCGCGCGATCGGCGAGCTGACCGTCACGGCACGTGAGGGCCGTACCCAGCCGGCGCAGATGACCGGTGGCACGTTCACCCTGACCAACATCGGCGTGTTCGGCATCGACGCCGGCACGCCGATCCTCAACCCCGGCGAGTCGGGCATCCTGGCGCTCGGGTCGATCGAGCGGCGGCCGTGGGTCGACGAGCACGACCAGGTCGTGCCGCGCTGGGTCACGACACTCGCGCTGAGCTTCGACCACCGGGTCGTCGACGGCGAGCAGGGCTCGCGGTTCCTGGCCGATGTCGCGGCGGTCCTGCGCGACCCCGCCATGGCCCTGACGTTCTGA
- a CDS encoding alpha-ketoacid dehydrogenase subunit beta: protein MTRMSMVKALNSGLRRAMEADPQVLVMGEDIGRLGGVFRVTEGLQKDFGDGRVMDTPLAESAIVGTAVGLTFRGFRPVVEIQFDGFVYPAYDQIVSQVAKLHFRSRGRVRMPIVIRIPYGGGIGAVEHHSESPEAQFALTAGLKVVSCADPHDAHWMIQQAIASDDPVVFMEPKRRYWESGEVDLGAEPLPLWSSRIVRPGRDATLITYGPMVKTCLDSARAAEADGLDLEVIDLRTLSPLDLAPVVESVRRTGHAIVVHEAARTLGLGAEVASRISEECFYSLESPVLRVTGYDMPYPPSRAEHDFLPGLDRILDAVDRARAF from the coding sequence ATGACCCGCATGAGCATGGTCAAGGCGCTCAACTCGGGTCTGCGCCGCGCGATGGAGGCCGATCCCCAGGTGCTCGTGATGGGCGAGGACATCGGCCGTCTCGGGGGTGTCTTCCGCGTGACGGAGGGCCTGCAGAAGGACTTCGGCGACGGACGGGTCATGGACACGCCGCTCGCGGAGTCGGCGATCGTCGGCACCGCGGTGGGCCTGACGTTCCGGGGGTTCCGTCCGGTCGTCGAGATCCAGTTCGACGGCTTCGTCTACCCCGCCTACGACCAGATCGTGAGCCAGGTCGCCAAGCTGCACTTCCGCAGCCGCGGTCGGGTGCGCATGCCGATCGTCATCCGCATCCCGTACGGCGGAGGCATCGGTGCCGTCGAGCACCACTCGGAGAGTCCGGAGGCGCAGTTCGCGCTGACGGCCGGCCTCAAGGTCGTGTCGTGCGCCGATCCGCACGACGCGCACTGGATGATCCAGCAGGCCATCGCCTCCGACGACCCCGTCGTGTTCATGGAGCCCAAGCGACGCTACTGGGAGTCCGGCGAGGTCGACCTCGGCGCCGAACCGCTTCCGCTGTGGTCGTCCCGCATCGTGCGACCCGGTCGCGACGCCACGCTCATCACGTACGGGCCCATGGTCAAGACGTGCCTCGACTCGGCTCGCGCCGCAGAGGCTGATGGGCTCGACCTCGAGGTCATCGACCTGCGGACGCTCTCGCCACTTGACCTCGCGCCGGTCGTCGAGTCGGTGCGTCGCACGGGTCACGCGATCGTCGTGCACGAGGCGGCCCGCACGCTGGGTCTCGGTGCCGAGGTCGCGTCCCGCATCTCCGAGGAGTGCTTCTACTCCCTGGAGTCACCGGTGCTGCGGGTCACGGGCTACGACATGCCGTATCCGCCGAGCCGCGCCGAGCACGACTTCCTGCCGGGTCTCGACCGCATCCTCGATGCCGTCGACCGTGCCCGTGCGTTCTGA
- the pdhA gene encoding pyruvate dehydrogenase (acetyl-transferring) E1 component subunit alpha has product MDPSNDPTPPTSPLTTSPPMVQLLSPSGERVTDPRHAFDGDRAEIEALYRDLVMTRRVDTEAYALQRHGELGLWPPALGQEAAQVGSARALRPHDFAFPTYRDHGVAWCRGVDPTHLLGIFRGSHLGGWDPAEHGIALPNIIIGAQTLHATGYAMGLALEGLVGTGDAERDSAVIAYFGDGATSQGDVSEALDWAAVHQSPVVFFCENNQYAISVPVDSQTRVPIVQRADGFGLPGVRVDGNDVLACLAVTRQALQRARDGEGPTLIEAVTYRMGAHTTSDDPGRYRDASEVEGWKAKDPLERVRLLLVAEGTSEEFFAELDADAEALGVRLRAACQQITEPDLAELFDHVFVESTVENQQQKAEHVAWQAAFEEVAS; this is encoded by the coding sequence ATGGATCCGTCGAACGACCCCACCCCACCGACCTCCCCGCTGACGACCTCGCCGCCGATGGTCCAGCTGCTCTCGCCGAGCGGTGAGCGCGTGACCGATCCGCGCCACGCCTTCGACGGCGACCGCGCCGAGATCGAGGCGCTGTACCGCGACCTCGTCATGACCCGCCGGGTCGACACCGAGGCGTACGCCCTGCAGCGCCACGGTGAGCTCGGCCTGTGGCCGCCGGCCCTCGGCCAGGAGGCCGCGCAGGTCGGCTCGGCGCGGGCGCTGCGGCCCCACGACTTCGCGTTCCCGACGTACCGCGACCACGGTGTCGCCTGGTGCCGGGGCGTCGACCCCACCCACCTGCTCGGCATCTTCCGCGGCTCGCACCTGGGTGGCTGGGACCCCGCCGAGCACGGCATCGCCCTGCCCAACATCATCATCGGCGCGCAGACGCTGCACGCGACGGGCTATGCGATGGGCCTCGCGCTCGAGGGTCTCGTCGGCACCGGCGACGCGGAGCGTGACAGCGCCGTCATCGCCTACTTCGGCGACGGCGCCACGAGCCAGGGCGACGTCAGCGAGGCGCTCGACTGGGCGGCCGTGCACCAGTCGCCCGTGGTCTTCTTCTGCGAGAACAACCAGTACGCCATCTCGGTGCCCGTCGACAGCCAGACCCGCGTGCCGATCGTCCAGCGCGCCGACGGCTTCGGACTGCCGGGCGTGCGCGTCGACGGTAACGACGTCCTGGCCTGCCTGGCCGTCACCCGTCAGGCGCTGCAGCGTGCCCGCGACGGTGAGGGCCCGACCCTGATCGAGGCGGTCACCTACCGGATGGGCGCGCACACGACGTCCGACGACCCGGGCCGCTACCGCGACGCGTCCGAGGTCGAGGGGTGGAAGGCCAAGGACCCGCTCGAGCGGGTGCGGCTCCTGCTCGTCGCCGAGGGGACGTCCGAGGAGTTCTTCGCCGAGCTCGACGCGGATGCCGAGGCGCTGGGCGTCCGGCTGCGGGCCGCGTGCCAGCAGATCACCGAGCCCGATCTCGCCGAGCTGTTCGACCACGTCTTCGTCGAGAGCACGGTCGAGAACCAGCAGCAGAAGGCCGAGCACGTCGCCTGGCAGGCCGCGTTCGAGGAGGTGGCCTCATGA
- a CDS encoding histidinol-phosphate transaminase, protein MTTPRARQALDGIPVYRAGRAASSDDHKLSSNENPYAPLPGVIERAAAELGRMNRYPDAGMTELYAALSARFGLPADHFAAGTGSVAVLFALLTAHLEQGDEIVYAWRSFEAYPIAADLTGATTVRVPLRPDATHDLDAMAAAVTDRTKVVLVCTPNNPTGPVVSAEALSAFLTKVPSHVLVVVDEAYVEFVRDPQAASGLAALAEHPNVVVLRTFSKAYGLAGLRVGYAVARPEVAIAIRKATPPFAVTDLSQAAAVASLESQDLLDERVEAIVQERVAMLAALREQGWDVPDTEANFVWLPLGDDALDFAASCDPVSVRPFAGEGVRVSIGAPAVNAELLAAAAAFRRLRDV, encoded by the coding sequence ATGACGACTCCCCGGGCGCGGCAGGCACTCGACGGCATCCCGGTGTACCGCGCCGGCAGGGCCGCGTCGAGCGACGACCACAAGCTGTCCAGCAACGAGAATCCGTACGCCCCGCTGCCCGGCGTCATCGAGCGTGCCGCCGCCGAGCTGGGGCGCATGAACCGCTACCCCGATGCGGGCATGACCGAGCTGTACGCGGCGCTGTCTGCCAGGTTCGGCCTGCCCGCCGACCACTTCGCGGCCGGGACCGGATCGGTCGCGGTGCTGTTCGCACTGCTGACGGCGCACCTCGAGCAGGGCGACGAGATCGTCTACGCGTGGCGGTCGTTCGAGGCCTATCCGATCGCCGCCGACCTGACGGGCGCAACGACGGTGCGCGTCCCGCTGCGGCCGGATGCGACGCACGACCTCGACGCCATGGCTGCCGCCGTCACTGACCGCACCAAGGTCGTCCTCGTCTGCACGCCCAACAACCCCACCGGCCCGGTCGTGTCGGCCGAGGCGCTGTCGGCGTTCCTGACCAAGGTGCCGAGCCACGTGCTGGTCGTCGTCGACGAGGCGTACGTCGAGTTCGTCCGCGACCCGCAGGCGGCCAGCGGTCTCGCGGCGCTCGCCGAGCACCCCAACGTCGTCGTCCTGCGCACGTTCTCCAAGGCGTACGGTCTCGCGGGGCTACGGGTCGGCTACGCCGTCGCGCGTCCGGAGGTCGCGATCGCGATCCGCAAGGCGACCCCGCCGTTCGCCGTCACCGACCTGTCGCAGGCTGCGGCGGTCGCCTCGCTGGAGTCGCAGGACCTGCTCGACGAGCGGGTCGAGGCGATCGTGCAGGAGCGCGTCGCGATGCTGGCCGCGCTGCGGGAGCAGGGCTGGGACGTGCCCGACACGGAGGCCAACTTCGTGTGGCTCCCGCTGGGTGACGACGCGCTCGACTTCGCGGCGTCCTGCGACCCCGTCTCGGTGCGGCCGTTCGCGGGCGAGGGCGTGCGGGTGAGCATCGGCGCGCCGGCTGTCAACGCCGAGCTGCTGGCGGCGGCTGCGGCCTTCCGCCGACTCCGCGACGTGTGA
- a CDS encoding EamA family transporter, translated as MPRPNPRLGYALIITAAVLFGVNGGVSRVAMGAGLSPESFTTLRITGGTLVFVGYAACFRRSALVRPQGTALLLAVALGLVGVLGLQLTYNVAINRLPLGISLLIEYLAPVLVVLWVRFVRREEVRPRMWAAVALSVVGLGVVSRVWNGLAFDGLGIVMALLAAVCFATYFLLGEHNMGADDPLRVILWAFVAATVAMNLVQPVWTTPDLPATTGGLGRLDGISVNPWLVIADVVVLGTVVPFFLAMLALRHLPATIVTVVAMLEPVIAVVLGWAWFRESLTPVQVGGAVAVLVGIVLAQTSRRVELTIPAP; from the coding sequence GTGCCCCGTCCGAACCCGCGCCTGGGATATGCGCTGATCATCACCGCCGCCGTGCTGTTCGGCGTCAACGGCGGCGTCTCGCGGGTCGCGATGGGAGCGGGACTGAGCCCGGAGTCGTTCACGACCCTGCGCATCACCGGCGGGACGCTGGTGTTCGTGGGCTACGCAGCCTGCTTCCGCCGCAGCGCCCTGGTGCGTCCCCAGGGGACGGCGCTCCTGCTCGCGGTCGCGCTGGGACTGGTCGGCGTCCTCGGGCTGCAGCTGACCTACAACGTCGCGATCAACCGGCTGCCGCTCGGCATCTCCCTGCTGATCGAGTACCTGGCGCCCGTGCTGGTCGTGCTGTGGGTCCGCTTCGTGCGGCGCGAGGAGGTGCGGCCCCGGATGTGGGCCGCCGTCGCCCTGTCCGTCGTGGGCCTCGGCGTCGTGAGCCGGGTCTGGAACGGGCTGGCGTTCGACGGTCTCGGCATCGTGATGGCCCTGCTGGCCGCCGTCTGCTTCGCCACCTACTTCCTGCTGGGCGAGCACAACATGGGAGCCGACGACCCGTTGCGGGTCATCCTGTGGGCGTTCGTCGCGGCGACCGTCGCGATGAACCTGGTGCAGCCCGTCTGGACGACGCCCGACCTGCCGGCCACGACCGGCGGGCTCGGCCGCCTCGACGGCATCTCGGTGAACCCCTGGCTCGTGATCGCCGACGTCGTGGTGCTCGGCACCGTCGTGCCGTTCTTCCTCGCCATGCTGGCGCTGCGCCACCTGCCGGCCACGATCGTCACGGTCGTGGCGATGCTCGAGCCGGTCATCGCGGTCGTGCTGGGCTGGGCCTGGTTCCGGGAGTCCCTGACCCCCGTGCAGGTCGGCGGGGCCGTCGCGGTGCTGGTCGGCATCGTGCTCGCGCAGACGTCCCGCCGCGTCGAGCTGACGATCCCCGCCCCCTAA
- a CDS encoding phage holin family protein: MERFLSTWLVSAVALSVAAWLLGTHMNIGDSGDSTTDSVVAVLVVALVFTFVNSLIGPIIKVLSLPFIVLTLGLALLVINALLLLLTERITDAFDIGFTIEGFWWAVVASVVISVSQGVVNAFVGSHD, encoded by the coding sequence ATGGAGCGTTTTCTCTCGACCTGGCTCGTCAGCGCCGTGGCCCTGTCGGTCGCCGCCTGGCTGCTCGGCACCCACATGAACATCGGCGACTCCGGCGACTCGACCACCGACAGCGTCGTCGCGGTGCTCGTCGTCGCGCTGGTGTTCACGTTCGTCAACAGCCTCATCGGGCCCATCATCAAGGTGCTGTCGCTGCCGTTCATCGTGCTCACCCTGGGCCTGGCCCTGCTGGTCATCAATGCGTTGCTGCTCCTGCTCACCGAGCGCATCACCGACGCCTTCGACATCGGCTTCACGATCGAGGGCTTCTGGTGGGCCGTCGTGGCCTCCGTCGTCATCTCGGTCAGCCAGGGCGTCGTCAACGCCTTCGTGGGGTCGCACGACTGA